One window of Alkaliphilus metalliredigens QYMF genomic DNA carries:
- a CDS encoding PF20097 family protein gives MNYPYCQKELIEGYIYGDRYSLKWLPADKFVFRSGNWLKKYYLMWIIL, from the coding sequence ATGAATTATCCATATTGTCAAAAGGAATTAATAGAGGGATACATCTATGGTGATAGGTATTCTTTAAAGTGGTTGCCTGCTGATAAATTTGTTTTTAGGAGTGGCAATTGGCTCAAGAAGTACTACCTCATGTGGATAATTCTCTGA